A DNA window from Hoplias malabaricus isolate fHopMal1 chromosome 5, fHopMal1.hap1, whole genome shotgun sequence contains the following coding sequences:
- the LOC136696945 gene encoding opioid growth factor receptor-like protein 1, which yields MDRYKTKHLMGNNSFRGKAEDFDTDYDSTWEDDEDDEETEDNNQRWSHYAHRNTYAAMDMQNFRHMCLSVQNEPEEEDDGYEDIPNLLFYLNEKGSEPDNVYIEEFHKKWFGDYKRLERVHTYIQWLFPIQEQGVNYDSYVLSSKEIKSFRKSEIMKKNLIKSYELMLDFYGIKLINENTGEVCRAEEWEDKFENLNRNCHNCLRITRILKCLGILGFQHYQPPLVHFFLQMTLEQGKLPRVKQSVLDYFMFAVLDKSERKKLIQFAFDKFKPRNEFVWCPKRIQRRFLRENKNKIAEKSTINPSESASVDSGEEIRSKSQIHFKNDSSELVDEGDAYRNSNKNVSEIEIKVLTSDDLNREDKTRDAEKSDPDQAKNNNNVSQHCNGNDTDDHEPTNTDLSNKKPVSDSPPAEEPAIQTGTEPSTEAKPKSRDADLSNDAATDMETESPESIPEENVEARNRRESNNQSQQNSNTSPHATGDSEETPAGQSQLMDTDTSVASAAEDFENNGLVSSDETTTDAPTTNVANQLTESGTDGEIEDQGCDHHNQAPSDTSANEPKTTEDVMS from the exons ATGGAtagatataaaacaaaacacctaATGGGCAATAACTCATTTAGAGGCAAAGCGGAAGACTTCGACACCGACTATGATTCAACATGGGAAGACGACGAAGATGATGAAGAAACCGAGGAT AACAATCAGAGGTGGAGCCACTATGCACACAGGAATACATATGCTGCAATGGACATGCAGAACTTTAGGCATATGTGTCTG AGCGTCCAGAATGAaccagaagaagaagatgatgggTATGAG GACATACCCAACCTGTTGTTTTACCTAAATGAGAAGGGATCTGAGCCTGACA atgtctACATTGAAGAATTTCATAAGAAGTGGTTTGGTGATTACAAAAGGCTGGAAAGAGTGCACACCTATATTCAATG GTTGTTTCCAATTCAAGAGCAAGGAGTAAACTATGATTCATATGTGCTTTCTTCAAAGGAAATCAAG tctttcCGTAAAAGTGAGATTATGAAGAAAAACCTGATAAAATCTTACGAGCTCATGCTGGACTTTTATGGTATAAAACTGATCAATGAGAACACAGGTGAAGTGTGCCGTGCAGAAGAGTGGGAAGACAAATTTGAGAACCTAAACAG AAACTGCCACAACTGCCTCCGCATCACCCGCATCCTAAAATGTCTAGGAATTCTGGGATTTCAGCACTATCAGCCTCCACTTGTTCACTTCTTCCTCCAGATGACTCTGGAGCAGGGAAAACTTCCCAGAGTGAAGCAGAGTGTTCTAGACTACTTCATGTTCGCAGTTCTGGACAAGTCTGAGAGAAAGAAACTAATCCAATTTGCATTTGACAAATTTAAGCCAAGAAATGAATTTGTGTGGTGTCCCAAAAGGATTCAGAGAAGATTTCTGAgggagaacaaaaacaaaatagcaGAGAAGTCTACGATAAATCCTTCAGAATCAGCATCTGTTGATAGCGGTGAAGAGATCAGATCAAAGTctcaaattcattttaaaaatgacagcaGTGAATTAGTAGATGAAGGTGATGCTTATCGAAACTCCAACAAAAATGTATCAGAAATTGAAATTAAAGTTCTGACATCAGACGATCTTAACAGAGAAGACAAAACACGTGATGCTGAAAAATCAGATCCAGATCAGgcgaagaataataataatgtatccCAGCACTGTAACGGAAATGACACAGACGACCACGAGCCTACAAACACTGATCTTTCAAACAAGAAGCCGGTCTCTGATTCTCCTCCTGCAGAAGAACCAGCTATTCAAACTGGAACTGAACCAAGTACAGAAGCTAAGCCAAAGTCACGGGATGCTGACCTGTCTAATGATGCAGCTACTGATATGGAAACCGAAAGTCCTGAGTCCATCCCAGAAGAGAATGTTGAAGCACGAAATAGAAGAGAAAGCAACAACCAGTCTCAGCAAAATAGCAACACATCACCACATGCTACCGGAGATTCTGAAGAAACACCTGCAGGACAGAGTCAGCTAATGGACACTGACACTTCAGTGGCTTCTGCTGCAGAAGACTTTGAAAATAATGGGCTAGTGTCAAGTGATGAAACAACAACTGATGCTCCGACTACCAATGTAGCAAATCAACTAACTGAATCAGGCACAGATGGAGAGATTGAGGACCAGGGGTGTGACCACCACAATCAAGCACCAAGTGATACATCAGCAAATGAGCCTAAGACCACAGAAGACGTAATGTCTTAG